From one Cupriavidus sp. P-10 genomic stretch:
- a CDS encoding xanthine dehydrogenase family protein molybdopterin-binding subunit codes for MSKAIVGTSTPQVTAREKVMGRAQYAGDIKLPGMLHAKVLRSPHPHARIVGIDTSAARALPGVKLVVTGHDVPTRNWGPHRKEQRILACGVVRHVGEEVAAVVAVSDEVARDALDLVRVEYEPLPALLTPAAALAEGAPELHAGTRNIGHEMRIERGDVEAGFAEAAAVYEATYEMHSQYPGYLEPMASVAAQDGNGRLTLWASTQSVFLARMRLAEALDRPVSTIRVVQATTGGGFGAKIVEENNSLICAFLASKLDRPVRLVNNRLEDFQGARASVPMRVWLRMGLSPDGMIVAKDVRIIAECGGYSGLAGDVMHVTAMRSDNMHPVQNVRSHAVMAYTNNPPRGAFRGFGGQQMQFPLNCHLTVLAGMLGIDPIEVHKRNAISAGATSVHGWKISSTGMLECLEMTRKAIGWDQKRATSNFAARGTGTHRRGVGIAAAMHVSGNRTLGNWDGSTILLKVNEDGRVMLQTSECDMGQGANTMLSQICAQELGIPLSHVTVMAPDTDTAPFCLGSLASRVTIIAGNAALRAAREARQKLLALAAEKLGVAAEHLTIADGRIVASGQPDKSATLAEIARLHIFRHGGEGIHVRATYDAPTVMHDADYYGNVAPSHSFAAHAVEVEVDTCTGQVTVVDSFVADDCGKAINPLAVHGQTHGATVQAIGWTLYENLHYEDGRLMNGNFADYTMPTADAVPMLRTDVVESNDPNGPYGAKGASETAILPGAAAIANAVFDAVGVRIQSLPITPEKVLAGLRALQQQDGEAAHA; via the coding sequence ATGAGCAAGGCCATCGTGGGAACCTCCACGCCGCAGGTAACCGCGCGGGAAAAGGTCATGGGGCGCGCCCAGTATGCCGGCGACATCAAGCTGCCCGGCATGCTGCACGCCAAGGTACTGCGCAGCCCGCACCCGCATGCGCGCATCGTCGGCATCGACACGTCGGCGGCGCGCGCATTGCCGGGCGTGAAGCTGGTGGTGACCGGGCACGACGTGCCCACCCGCAACTGGGGCCCGCACCGCAAGGAGCAGCGCATCCTGGCCTGCGGCGTGGTGCGCCACGTGGGCGAGGAAGTGGCCGCCGTAGTGGCCGTCAGCGACGAGGTGGCGCGCGATGCGCTGGACCTCGTCCGCGTCGAGTACGAACCGCTGCCGGCATTGCTGACGCCGGCGGCGGCGCTGGCCGAGGGCGCGCCGGAACTGCACGCCGGCACGCGCAATATCGGCCACGAGATGCGGATCGAGCGTGGCGACGTGGAAGCGGGCTTTGCCGAGGCCGCGGCCGTGTATGAAGCCACCTACGAAATGCATTCGCAGTACCCGGGCTATCTGGAGCCGATGGCCTCCGTCGCGGCGCAGGACGGCAACGGCCGGCTGACGCTGTGGGCCTCGACCCAGTCGGTATTCCTCGCGCGCATGCGGCTGGCCGAGGCGCTGGACCGGCCGGTGTCGACCATCCGCGTGGTGCAGGCCACCACCGGCGGCGGCTTCGGCGCCAAGATCGTCGAGGAGAACAACAGCCTGATCTGCGCCTTCCTGGCCAGCAAGCTGGACCGGCCGGTGCGGCTCGTCAACAACCGGCTGGAGGACTTCCAGGGCGCGCGCGCCAGCGTGCCGATGAGGGTGTGGCTGCGCATGGGCCTGTCGCCTGACGGCATGATCGTGGCCAAGGACGTACGCATCATCGCCGAGTGCGGCGGGTATTCCGGCCTGGCCGGCGACGTCATGCACGTCACCGCCATGCGCAGCGACAACATGCACCCGGTGCAAAACGTGCGCTCGCACGCGGTGATGGCCTATACCAACAACCCGCCGCGCGGCGCGTTCCGCGGCTTCGGCGGGCAGCAGATGCAGTTCCCGCTGAACTGCCACCTGACCGTGCTGGCCGGGATGCTCGGCATCGACCCGATTGAAGTGCACAAGCGCAATGCGATTTCCGCCGGTGCGACCAGCGTGCATGGCTGGAAGATCAGCAGCACCGGCATGCTCGAGTGCCTGGAAATGACGCGCAAGGCGATCGGCTGGGACCAGAAGCGCGCCACCTCGAACTTCGCTGCGCGCGGCACCGGCACGCACCGGCGCGGCGTTGGCATCGCGGCGGCGATGCACGTCAGCGGCAACCGCACGCTGGGCAACTGGGACGGCTCGACCATCCTGCTCAAGGTCAATGAAGACGGCCGCGTGATGCTGCAGACCAGCGAATGCGACATGGGGCAGGGCGCCAACACCATGCTCAGCCAGATCTGCGCGCAGGAACTGGGTATCCCGCTGTCGCACGTGACCGTGATGGCGCCCGATACCGACACGGCGCCGTTCTGCCTGGGCTCGCTGGCGTCGCGCGTGACCATCATCGCCGGCAACGCGGCGCTGCGAGCCGCGCGCGAGGCCCGGCAGAAGCTGCTGGCACTGGCCGCGGAAAAGCTGGGTGTCGCGGCCGAGCACCTGACGATTGCCGATGGCCGCATCGTTGCATCCGGGCAGCCGGACAAGTCCGCCACGCTGGCCGAGATTGCGCGGCTGCATATCTTCCGCCACGGCGGCGAAGGCATCCATGTTCGCGCCACCTATGACGCGCCCACCGTGATGCACGATGCCGACTACTACGGCAACGTCGCGCCGTCGCACTCGTTCGCGGCGCATGCGGTCGAGGTGGAGGTCGATACCTGCACCGGCCAGGTCACCGTGGTCGACAGCTTTGTGGCCGACGACTGCGGCAAGGCCATCAACCCGCTCGCGGTGCACGGCCAGACCCACGGCGCCACGGTGCAGGCGATCGGCTGGACCCTGTATGAAAACCTGCACTACGAGGATGGCCGCCTGATGAACGGCAACTTTGCCGACTACACCATGCCCACCGCCGACGCCGTGCCGATGCTGCGCACCGACGTGGTCGAATCGAACGACCCCAACGGCCCGTACGGCGCCAAGGGCGCCAGCGAGACCGCGATCCTGCCCGGCGCGGCCGCGATTGCCAACGCCGTGTTCGATGCCGTGGGCGTGCGCATCCAGTCGCTGCCGATCACGCCGGAGAAGGTGCTGGCGGGCCTGCGCGCATTGCAGCAGCAAGATGGGGAGGCCGCCCATGCGTGA
- a CDS encoding FAD binding domain-containing protein, with translation MRDFEFLEPASVAEASRMLADLGDSCRVFAGGTALMLGMRQRMLTPSHLVSLGRLGALRGISFDASEGLRIGALTLHAEVARSRLVQAHYPMLASMAARVANPQVRNQGTIGGNLCYADPATDPPGCLMALGAQVVVSGSGGERVIPIEDFLVDYYVTALAADEVVTQIRLPAPGVGADGRYARFLRTAAEHRPLASVALAVRREGAFCVEARLAVGASTPIPARLRRAEALLAGKTVTAELAAEAAAIVATDINAVSDMRGSDTYRREMVRVVARRTIAELFGVASE, from the coding sequence ATGCGTGATTTCGAATTCCTGGAGCCGGCCTCGGTGGCCGAAGCGAGCCGGATGCTGGCCGATCTTGGCGACAGCTGCCGCGTCTTTGCCGGCGGCACCGCGCTGATGCTCGGCATGCGCCAGCGCATGCTGACGCCCAGCCACCTGGTGTCGCTGGGGCGGCTGGGGGCGCTGCGCGGCATCAGCTTCGATGCCAGCGAAGGGCTGCGCATCGGCGCGCTGACGCTGCATGCCGAGGTGGCCCGTTCGCGGCTGGTGCAGGCGCATTACCCCATGCTGGCCAGCATGGCCGCGCGCGTGGCCAACCCGCAGGTGCGCAACCAGGGCACCATCGGCGGCAACCTCTGCTACGCCGACCCGGCCACCGATCCGCCGGGCTGCCTGATGGCGCTGGGGGCGCAGGTCGTGGTCAGCGGCAGCGGCGGCGAGCGCGTGATCCCCATCGAAGACTTCCTGGTCGACTACTACGTGACTGCGCTGGCGGCTGATGAAGTGGTCACGCAGATCCGCCTGCCCGCGCCGGGCGTGGGCGCCGACGGCCGCTATGCGCGCTTCCTGCGCACCGCCGCCGAGCACCGGCCGCTGGCCAGCGTGGCGCTGGCGGTGCGCCGCGAAGGCGCGTTCTGCGTGGAGGCCCGGCTGGCGGTGGGCGCGTCGACGCCGATCCCGGCGCGCCTGCGCCGCGCCGAAGCGCTGCTCGCCGGCAAGACCGTGACCGCTGAACTGGCCGCCGAGGCGGCCGCCATCGTCGCCACGGACATCAACGCGGTCTCGGACATGCGCGGCTCGGACACGTACCGCCGCGAGATGGTGCGCGTGGTCGCGCGCCGCACCATTGCCGAGCTGTTCGGCGTGGCCTCGGAGTAA
- a CDS encoding (2Fe-2S)-binding protein has protein sequence MNQVSIELTVNGEEHQVEVPARRLLSDLLRDDLNLTGTKRGCETGICGACSVLVDGEVVKSCLMLAVQARGRHVMTVEGLAADGQLHPLQQCFMDNGGLQCGYCTPGFLMASCALLANNPNPTEDEVRHGLNGNLCRCTGYVGIVESVLSAAEKMRGN, from the coding sequence ATGAACCAAGTCAGTATCGAACTCACCGTCAACGGTGAAGAACACCAGGTGGAAGTGCCGGCCCGGCGCCTGCTCTCCGACCTGCTGCGCGACGACCTCAACCTGACCGGCACCAAGCGCGGCTGCGAGACCGGCATCTGCGGCGCCTGCTCCGTGCTGGTCGACGGCGAGGTGGTCAAGTCCTGCCTGATGCTTGCCGTGCAGGCACGCGGGCGCCATGTGATGACGGTGGAAGGGCTGGCCGCCGACGGCCAGCTGCATCCGCTGCAGCAGTGCTTCATGGACAACGGCGGGCTGCAGTGCGGCTATTGCACGCCCGGCTTCCTGATGGCGTCGTGCGCGCTGCTTGCCAACAATCCCAACCCGACGGAAGATGAGGTCCGCCACGGCCTGAACGGCAACCTGTGCCGCTGCACCGGCTATGTGGGCATCGTCGAATCCGTGCTGTCCGCCGCGGAGAAAATGCGTGGAAATTGA
- a CDS encoding CoxG family protein has protein sequence MEIEKTLVTAAPPARVWELLLDPNVMGACVPGMESIEVLSDVEYIAHMAVKIAFINARFRLHTKIVETRAPHYLRTEGTGEDASVASSLRQSSEIFLTEQDDGSTQLRITVQVDVLGRLGTFGLSVMKTKADRMWDEFGANLLARLSPQGQGQAQPQPQPQSQPQAEAKLQPSAPVRSQPAVAPAANGHAVLPPPAAPGLFARLLGRGDAARGPLSDICVELRRRDETVVVRWPAAQGEQCAAWLRDYLRQA, from the coding sequence GTGGAAATTGAAAAGACCCTTGTGACCGCGGCGCCGCCGGCGCGCGTGTGGGAACTGCTGCTCGACCCCAACGTGATGGGCGCCTGCGTGCCCGGCATGGAATCGATCGAGGTGTTGAGCGATGTCGAGTACATCGCGCATATGGCGGTGAAGATCGCCTTCATCAACGCGCGCTTCCGGCTGCATACGAAGATCGTCGAGACCCGTGCGCCGCATTACCTGCGCACCGAGGGCACCGGCGAGGATGCGTCGGTGGCGAGTTCGCTGCGCCAGTCGAGCGAAATCTTCCTGACCGAACAGGATGATGGCTCGACGCAACTGCGCATCACGGTGCAGGTGGATGTGCTGGGGCGGCTCGGTACGTTCGGGCTGAGCGTGATGAAGACCAAGGCCGACCGGATGTGGGACGAGTTCGGCGCCAACCTGCTGGCGCGGCTGTCGCCGCAAGGGCAGGGGCAAGCGCAACCGCAACCGCAACCACAATCGCAACCGCAGGCAGAAGCTAAACTGCAGCCGTCCGCGCCGGTGCGCTCGCAGCCAGCCGTCGCGCCTGCCGCCAATGGCCATGCGGTGCTGCCGCCGCCGGCAGCGCCCGGCCTGTTCGCCCGCCTGCTCGGCCGCGGCGATGCCGCGCGCGGGCCGCTGAGCGACATCTGCGTCGAGCTGCGCCGCCGCGACGAGACTGTCGTGGTGCGCTGGCCCGCCGCGCAGGGCGAGCAGTGCGCGGCGTGGCTGCGCGACTACTTGCGCCAGGCCTGA
- a CDS encoding IclR family transcriptional regulator yields MTTDSPQEDDKDSGQDKYIVPGLERGLRLLGEFSSRERTLSAADLARRLKVPRSTVFRLLATLEMMGFVERTDGGREFRLGMAVLRLGFDYLASLELTELGRPLLDRLRDEIHYPCNLVVRDGRSIVYVAKSVAARPFASTVNVGTRLPAHATVLGRVLLEDLTLEELRGLYPEDRLEVYSESTPRTVQELYEMVQRDRERGYVLHEGFFEASISTIAAPVRDRTGKVVAALGATIPAARIEPDQLDDMVEKVRQAAAELSRLLDYRPVMPKPFV; encoded by the coding sequence ATGACCACCGATTCGCCGCAAGAGGACGACAAGGACAGCGGCCAGGACAAGTACATCGTGCCCGGCCTGGAGCGCGGCCTGCGGCTGCTGGGTGAGTTCAGCAGCCGCGAGCGCACCCTGTCCGCCGCCGACCTGGCGCGCCGCCTCAAGGTGCCGCGCTCGACCGTGTTCCGGCTGCTGGCCACCCTTGAAATGATGGGATTCGTCGAGCGCACCGATGGCGGGCGCGAATTCCGCCTCGGCATGGCGGTGCTGCGGCTGGGGTTTGACTACCTGGCGTCGCTGGAGCTGACCGAGCTGGGCCGGCCGCTGCTCGACCGGCTGCGCGACGAGATCCACTATCCGTGCAACCTAGTGGTGCGCGACGGGCGCTCGATCGTCTACGTGGCCAAGTCGGTGGCGGCGCGTCCGTTCGCCAGCACGGTCAACGTCGGCACGCGGCTGCCGGCGCACGCCACCGTGCTGGGCCGGGTGCTGCTGGAAGACCTGACGCTGGAAGAGCTGCGCGGACTGTACCCAGAAGACCGGCTCGAAGTGTATTCCGAGAGCACCCCGCGCACGGTCCAGGAGTTGTACGAGATGGTCCAGCGCGACCGCGAGCGCGGCTACGTGCTGCATGAAGGCTTCTTCGAGGCCAGCATCTCCACCATCGCGGCGCCGGTGCGCGACCGCACCGGCAAGGTGGTGGCGGCGCTCGGCGCAACCATCCCCGCCGCGCGCATCGAACCCGACCAGCTGGACGACATGGTCGAGAAAGTCAGGCAGGCGGCCGCCGAGCTGTCGCGCCTGCTCGACTACCGTCCGGTCATGCCAAAACCGTTTGTATAG
- a CDS encoding IclR family transcriptional regulator encodes MPKSRPPTEPDLDDSAETEDAREAQLVSPVIRGLRLLRYIAEGGPTANLSEVGRRIDVNRVTVMRLLDTLEHEGMVERLPHGGHQVGFNFLKLASRVLASNDLTSLATRVLATLSGSLQLSAYLVVRDGGDALYLLRHMPAATLVSNIQVGSRVPAHLTTPGRMLIADLPPEALRELLGPDPLPTVTGQSPATHARLADILGADRERDCAWSFSAYEPGIDSCAAPVRGAEGEVVAALSVAGPQQRFERDGTLRERVEKEVKAAARDLSALLGHRPERQR; translated from the coding sequence ATGCCCAAGTCCCGTCCACCGACCGAACCCGATCTCGACGACAGCGCCGAAACCGAAGACGCCCGCGAAGCCCAGCTGGTCTCGCCGGTGATCCGCGGCCTGCGCCTGCTGCGCTATATCGCCGAAGGCGGCCCCACCGCCAACCTGAGCGAGGTCGGCCGCCGCATCGACGTGAACCGTGTCACCGTGATGCGGCTGCTGGATACGCTGGAGCACGAAGGCATGGTGGAACGCCTGCCGCATGGCGGCCACCAGGTGGGCTTCAATTTCCTCAAACTGGCGTCGCGCGTGCTGGCATCGAACGACCTGACCAGCCTGGCCACGCGCGTGCTGGCAACGCTGAGCGGTTCGCTGCAGTTGTCCGCTTACCTGGTGGTGCGCGACGGCGGCGACGCGCTCTACCTGCTGCGCCACATGCCGGCCGCGACGCTGGTCAGCAATATCCAGGTGGGCAGCCGCGTGCCCGCGCATCTGACCACGCCCGGCCGGATGCTGATCGCCGACCTGCCACCAGAAGCGCTCAGGGAATTGCTGGGCCCGGACCCGCTGCCGACCGTGACCGGCCAGAGCCCGGCCACCCATGCCCGGCTGGCCGATATCCTTGGCGCCGACCGCGAGCGCGACTGCGCGTGGAGTTTTTCGGCCTACGAGCCGGGGATCGATTCCTGCGCGGCGCCGGTGCGCGGCGCCGAGGGCGAGGTCGTCGCGGCGCTGAGCGTGGCGGGACCGCAGCAGCGCTTCGAGCGGGATGGCACGCTGCGCGAACGCGTAGAGAAGGAAGTCAAGGCGGCGGCGCGCGACTTGTCGGCGCTGCTCGGCCATCGGCCGGAGCGCCAGCGCTGA
- a CDS encoding FAD-dependent monooxygenase: MTLKIAINGAGIGGLAAAIALRKLGLDAVVYEQASRFARVGADINLTPNAVRALDGLGVGDALRETAARPTHRISRIWDTGEETSRLPMQEDAERRYGAPQLTMHRADLMTALEAAVPAANVRLDHKAVAIIPDAAGATLRFANGAEERADVLVGADGIHSTVRTALLGQESPIFTGVVAYRAVVPAEKLAGAPNLNAFTKWWGPDAATQIVTFPLNRGRDIFVFATVAQEAWRHESWTTPGRVEDLRSAYAGFHPEARALLYACDEVLISALYVRDPLPQWSSGPVTLLGDACHPMMPFMAQGAGMAIEDGVVLARCLADAAKDGAAAVPAALARYQAARHERTSRIQIGSRSNAWLKEGGNADWVYDYDAWNVALG; this comes from the coding sequence ATGACTTTGAAGATCGCCATCAACGGCGCCGGCATCGGCGGGCTGGCCGCGGCCATTGCGCTGCGCAAGCTCGGCCTGGACGCGGTGGTTTATGAACAGGCGTCGCGCTTTGCCCGCGTTGGCGCGGACATCAACCTCACGCCCAACGCGGTGCGCGCGCTGGACGGCCTGGGCGTCGGCGACGCGCTGCGCGAGACCGCCGCGCGCCCCACCCACCGCATCAGCCGTATCTGGGATACCGGCGAAGAAACCTCGCGCCTGCCGATGCAGGAGGACGCCGAGCGCCGCTACGGCGCCCCGCAGCTCACCATGCACCGCGCCGACCTGATGACTGCGCTGGAGGCCGCGGTGCCCGCAGCGAACGTGCGCCTGGATCACAAGGCGGTGGCGATCATCCCGGACGCCGCTGGCGCCACGCTGCGCTTTGCCAACGGCGCGGAAGAGCGTGCCGACGTACTGGTCGGAGCCGACGGCATCCACTCCACTGTGCGCACCGCGCTGCTCGGCCAGGAAAGCCCGATCTTCACCGGCGTGGTGGCATACCGCGCCGTGGTGCCCGCCGAAAAGCTGGCCGGCGCACCGAACCTGAACGCTTTCACCAAGTGGTGGGGGCCGGATGCCGCCACGCAGATCGTCACCTTCCCGCTCAACCGCGGCCGCGACATCTTTGTCTTTGCCACGGTGGCGCAGGAGGCATGGCGGCATGAGTCGTGGACCACGCCAGGCCGCGTGGAGGACCTGCGCAGCGCGTATGCCGGCTTCCATCCGGAGGCGCGCGCATTGCTCTATGCCTGCGACGAGGTGCTGATTTCCGCGCTGTACGTGCGCGACCCGCTGCCGCAGTGGTCGTCCGGCCCGGTCACGCTGCTGGGCGATGCCTGCCATCCGATGATGCCGTTCATGGCGCAGGGTGCCGGCATGGCGATCGAGGATGGCGTGGTGCTGGCGCGCTGCCTGGCTGATGCGGCAAAGGATGGCGCTGCCGCCGTGCCCGCCGCGCTGGCCCGCTACCAGGCGGCGCGCCACGAGCGCACCAGCCGCATCCAGATCGGCTCGCGCAGCAATGCCTGGCTGAAGGAAGGCGGCAATGCCGACTGGGTGTACGATTACGACGCCTGGAACGTGGCGCTGGGGTGA
- a CDS encoding amidase, producing METTVATARRQLTEGSANALSLLASCVERICNPGGEGARVFPHGVSMAARKQAQASDMLREQGVAGALAGVPVSVKDLFDVQGDITRAGAQVLPERTASADAPAIARLRAAGAVFVGRTNMTEFAYSGVGINPHYGTPRNPFDRQGGRIPGGSSSGAAVSVTDGMALAAIGSDTGGSCRIPAALCGIVGFKPTASRVPLQGTVPLSPSYDSVGCLANSVACCAAVDAVMAGEAPPAAPASLAGLRLAVPGGMVLDGIDYVVAQTFSDALRRLSAAGALLQDVDFDSWGQLGDLGHGGGLVAAEASAWHGRLIAAHGDRYDPRVLSRIRLADGQLAADYLRMREHRAALCRQADAELAGFDAVVLPTVPIVAPRIADLDEDDAFFATNRLLLRNPAIANMLDLCALSVPCHRPREAPVGLMLFGRHGADRRLLAIGMAVEAALRQKHR from the coding sequence ATGGAAACCACCGTAGCCACCGCCAGGCGCCAGCTGACCGAGGGCAGCGCCAACGCGCTGTCCCTGCTGGCCTCGTGTGTCGAACGCATCTGCAATCCCGGCGGCGAGGGCGCGCGCGTCTTCCCGCACGGCGTCAGCATGGCCGCCCGCAAGCAGGCGCAGGCCAGCGACATGCTGCGCGAACAGGGCGTGGCCGGTGCCCTGGCCGGGGTGCCGGTGTCGGTGAAGGACTTGTTCGACGTGCAGGGCGATATCACCCGCGCCGGCGCGCAGGTGCTGCCCGAGCGTACCGCCAGCGCCGATGCCCCGGCGATTGCGCGGCTGCGCGCCGCGGGCGCGGTCTTCGTCGGGCGGACCAACATGACCGAGTTTGCCTACTCGGGGGTTGGCATCAACCCCCACTATGGCACGCCGCGCAACCCGTTCGACCGGCAGGGCGGCCGCATTCCGGGCGGCTCGTCGTCCGGCGCTGCGGTGTCGGTGACCGACGGCATGGCGCTGGCCGCGATCGGCTCGGACACCGGTGGCTCCTGCCGCATCCCGGCGGCGCTGTGCGGCATCGTCGGCTTCAAGCCCACCGCCAGCCGGGTGCCGCTGCAGGGGACCGTGCCGCTGTCGCCCAGCTACGACTCGGTCGGATGCCTGGCCAATTCCGTGGCGTGCTGCGCCGCTGTCGACGCGGTGATGGCCGGCGAAGCGCCGCCCGCGGCGCCGGCCAGCCTCGCCGGACTGCGGCTGGCCGTGCCCGGCGGGATGGTGCTGGATGGCATCGACTATGTGGTCGCGCAGACGTTCAGCGACGCCCTGCGCCGGCTTTCCGCCGCGGGCGCGCTGCTGCAGGACGTGGACTTCGACAGCTGGGGCCAGCTCGGCGACCTCGGCCACGGCGGCGGGCTGGTAGCCGCCGAGGCCAGCGCCTGGCACGGCAGGCTGATAGCGGCGCACGGCGATCGCTACGACCCGCGCGTGCTGTCACGCATCCGGCTGGCCGACGGGCAGCTCGCCGCCGACTACCTGCGCATGCGCGAGCACCGCGCGGCGCTGTGCCGGCAGGCGGATGCCGAACTGGCGGGCTTCGACGCCGTGGTGCTGCCGACCGTGCCGATCGTAGCGCCGCGCATCGCCGACCTCGACGAGGACGATGCCTTCTTCGCCACCAACCGTCTGCTGCTGCGCAACCCGGCCATCGCCAACATGCTCGACCTGTGCGCGCTGTCGGTCCCTTGCCATCGCCCCCGCGAGGCGCCGGTGGGCCTGATGCTGTTCGGACGGCACGGCGCCGACCGCAGGCTGCTGGCGATCGGCATGGCCGTGGAAGCAGCGCTGCGGCAGAAGCACCGGTAG
- a CDS encoding cupin, with product MAINKLHDEFHTLDLASGWEVPEGYPAGIQQKILSGALDEGGRSGSRTRLLRFDPGIFTKAPFVHEYWEEVYLLSGDLTVGNDANGDGGEAFEPNTYACRPPGAFHGPFRSNGGCMLLEIHYYDPA from the coding sequence ATGGCAATCAACAAGCTTCACGACGAGTTCCATACCCTGGACCTGGCCTCCGGCTGGGAAGTGCCGGAGGGCTACCCCGCCGGCATCCAGCAGAAGATCCTGTCCGGCGCGCTGGACGAAGGCGGCCGAAGCGGCAGCCGTACCCGCCTGCTGCGCTTCGACCCGGGCATCTTCACCAAGGCCCCGTTCGTCCACGAGTACTGGGAGGAGGTGTACCTGCTCAGCGGCGACCTGACCGTCGGCAACGATGCCAACGGCGACGGTGGCGAAGCCTTCGAGCCCAACACCTACGCCTGCCGCCCGCCCGGCGCGTTCCACGGCCCGTTCCGGTCCAACGGCGGCTGCATGCTGCTGGAAATTCACTACTACGACCCGGCCTGA
- a CDS encoding 4-hydroxyphenylacetate 3-hydroxylase family protein produces MIKNGNQHIAMLRDGREVYLDGTRVTDVTAHPAFRNSIRSYANLYDFQARPENVDKMTFQPAGGDRRVSRIWELPTSYNELVGRREMLEAWTALHYGFMGRSPDHVASCIAGMYMGIEVFEQADPARAGALRDYYRYARDNDLFLTYVIVNPQANQAKAAHEQEDKYLAVGIVDQDAEGITVRGAKMLATSGIMANEVFCSCIQPLREGDEMYALSFAVPMNTKGLKVMSRKSYEASATSVFDNPLASRFDENDAVLYFDDVKVPWERIFVAGDVGMCAKQFHATPAHVYQNYQCQVRLMVKLRFLVGLAHRITEINGTAGFPQVKELLGQLAAEAGMVEAWVYGMEAKGQVNHNGYFIPDRGMLYGSQVVTQQLYAKVLNTLRELAGGGMIMLPSSIEDFANPTLAEIIAKTQKSPVCSPEERVKFFKLAWDAVGSEFASRHNQYEMFYAGATFVTKGHAYRTYDWKRASGLVDNMLGSYSLQDELARLPQAA; encoded by the coding sequence ATGATCAAGAACGGCAACCAGCACATCGCCATGCTGCGCGATGGGCGCGAAGTGTACCTCGATGGCACGCGCGTCACCGACGTCACGGCGCATCCCGCCTTCCGCAACTCGATCCGCAGCTACGCCAATCTCTATGACTTCCAGGCGCGGCCCGAGAACGTCGACAAGATGACCTTCCAGCCGGCAGGCGGCGACCGGCGCGTCAGCCGCATCTGGGAGCTTCCCACCAGCTACAACGAACTGGTCGGGCGCCGCGAGATGCTGGAAGCCTGGACCGCCCTGCACTACGGCTTCATGGGCCGCTCGCCTGATCATGTCGCGTCCTGCATCGCCGGCATGTACATGGGGATAGAAGTGTTCGAGCAGGCCGACCCGGCACGCGCCGGCGCCTTGCGCGACTACTACCGCTATGCCCGCGACAACGACCTGTTCCTCACCTATGTGATCGTCAACCCGCAGGCCAACCAGGCCAAGGCCGCGCACGAGCAGGAAGACAAGTACCTGGCGGTGGGCATCGTCGACCAGGACGCGGAAGGCATTACCGTGCGCGGCGCCAAGATGCTCGCCACCAGCGGCATCATGGCCAACGAGGTCTTCTGCAGCTGCATCCAGCCGCTGCGCGAGGGCGACGAGATGTACGCGCTGTCCTTCGCGGTGCCGATGAACACCAAGGGCCTGAAGGTAATGTCGCGCAAGTCCTACGAGGCCAGCGCCACCTCGGTCTTCGACAACCCGCTGGCCAGCCGCTTCGACGAGAACGATGCGGTGCTCTACTTCGACGACGTCAAGGTGCCGTGGGAGCGGATCTTCGTCGCGGGCGACGTCGGCATGTGCGCAAAGCAGTTCCATGCCACGCCGGCGCATGTGTACCAGAACTACCAGTGCCAGGTGCGGCTGATGGTCAAGCTGCGCTTCCTGGTCGGCCTGGCGCACCGCATCACCGAGATCAACGGCACTGCCGGCTTCCCGCAGGTCAAGGAACTGCTAGGCCAGCTCGCCGCCGAGGCGGGCATGGTCGAGGCGTGGGTCTATGGCATGGAAGCCAAAGGTCAGGTCAACCACAACGGCTACTTCATACCCGACCGCGGCATGCTGTACGGCTCGCAGGTGGTGACGCAGCAGCTTTACGCCAAGGTCCTCAACACGCTGCGCGAGCTGGCCGGCGGCGGCATGATCATGCTGCCCTCCAGCATCGAGGACTTCGCCAACCCGACGCTGGCCGAGATCATCGCCAAGACGCAGAAGTCGCCGGTCTGCAGCCCGGAGGAGCGCGTCAAGTTCTTCAAGCTCGCCTGGGATGCCGTGGGTTCCGAGTTTGCCTCGCGCCACAACCAGTACGAGATGTTCTACGCCGGTGCCACCTTCGTCACCAAGGGCCACGCCTACCGCACCTATGACTGGAAGCGCGCGTCGGGCCTGGTCGACAACATGCTCGGCAGCTATTCCCTGCAGGACGAACTGGCCCGCCTGCCGCAGGCGGCCTGA